From the Euphorbia lathyris chromosome 6, ddEupLath1.1, whole genome shotgun sequence genome, one window contains:
- the LOC136232125 gene encoding probable purine permease 10, which yields MDGAQELQSETTAVDSGEAGSNNRKLQFPKFIHYKWWLRVTCYVVFVLAGQTAATLLGRLYYDKGGNSKWMATFVQSAGFPVLLPLVIFFNSSSITKPKLSTLLFLYLAFGLLLTGDNLMYSYGLLYLPVSTYSLLCATQLAFNALFSYFLNSQKFTPLIINSLVLLTTSASLLAVNAESDSEKISRGKYVIGFMCTVGASATYSLYLSLVQLSFEKVIKSETFSAVLDMQIYPSLFATCGCVVGLFSSGEWRSLGKEMEEYEEGKVSYLMTLIWTAITWQISSVGLLGLIFEVSSLFSNVISTLALPVVPILAVIFFHDKMDGVKVIAMLMAVWGFVSYIYQHYIDDRDSKRRHARATCNEVATAQLQFC from the exons ATGGATGGTGCTCAGGAGCTTCAATCAGAAACCACAG CTGTTGATAGTGGAGAGGCAGGATCAAATAACAGAAAACTACAATTTCCCAAATTCATACATTACAAGTGGTGGCTACGTGTGACTTGCTACGTTGTCTTTGTTCTGGCAGGCCAAACTGCTGCAACTCTTTTGGGAAGATTATATTATGACAAAGGTGGGAATAGTAAATGGATGGCAACATTTGTTCAATCTGCTGGATTTCCCGTGCTACTTCCCCTAgttattttcttcaattcttcCTCCATAACAAAACCGAAACTGTCAACGCTTTTGTTTCTTTACCTTGCTTTTGGTCTACTCTTGACAGGCGATAACTTGATGTACTCATACGGACTCCTATACCTCCCTGTCTCCACTTATTCTCTGCTTTGTGCTACCCAGTTGGCTTTCAATGCACTTTTCTCCTACTTCCTTAATTCTCAGAAGTTCACCCCTCTAATAATCAATTCTCTTGTCCTTCTAACTACTTCAGCCTCCCTTCTCGCAGTGAATGCAGAATCGGACTCCGAGAAAATATCCAGAGGCAAGTATGTAATAGGATTTATGTGCACAGTTGGTGCATCAGCAACATACTCTTTATACCTCTCCTTAGTCCAGCTATCGTTCGAGAAGGTTATAAAGAGCGAAACCTTTTCAGCCGTGTTGGATATGCAAATATATCCATCGTTGTTCGCAACGTGCGGGTGCGTGGTAGGACTTTTCAGCAGTGGAGAATGGAGAAGTCTGGGGAAGGAAATGGAAGAATACGAAGAGGGAAAAGTGTCGTATTTGATGACTCTAATATGGACTGCTATAACATGGCAAATATCGTCGGTGGGTTTGTTGGGTTTGATATTTGAGGTATCTTCACTGTTCTCAAATGTGATTAGCACACTTGCCTTGCCTGTAGTTCCTATACTTGCTGTAATATTTTTCCATGACAAGATGGACGGAGTGAAGGTTATAGCTATGTTAATGGCGGTATGGGGATTTGTTTCGTATATTTATCAGCATTATATAGATGATAGGGACTCAAAGAGACGCCATGCCCGTGCTACTTGTAATGAAGTTGCAACTGCTCAGCTACAATTTTGCTGA